DNA from Prosthecochloris marina:
GGATGACTACCGGGCAATGGCTGCCGACATTTCCGGTTACGCTGTCACCGATAATGAAACGATTGAAACGATCGGTGCAGTCTATGACCGTTTCGGCTATATCATGGATCCGCACACGGCCGTCGGGTTCAGGGCACTGGAAAAGTTCAGGGCCACCAACGAGATTTTCGATGATCCCGCTGCTGTCATGTCAACCGCACATCCGGCAAAATTCATCGAAGCGATAAAAAAAGCCCTAGATATGGAGATCACCATTCCCGACCGGCTTCAGGAGGTTCTCGACAGGCGGAAAGTTTCAATTCCTATGAGCACGAACTACAGAGACCTCGCTGCATTTCTTATGAAGCTTTGAAACAGTGAAGAGGCAATTGTTGAACTGTTGATTTGTTGAATCGTTGAATTTTGCACGAAACAAGAAAAGAAACACCTAAACAGCTCAACAAATAAACAACTCAACAGTATTCATTCATGACTCTCCAGACACTGCTTTTTTTCCTGGTCGTTATACCGGTAATGTTTTTCGGATTATTGATCGCGCTTGCCGTCAACCTGATCGACCCGTCCGGCGACCGGTTCCACCGGATGGCTGCATGGTGGGGCCGCTTCTGTGCCCGGCTCATGGGAATCAGTATCGAGATAACCGGAGAGAAGCATTATGACCCAAACGCAAACTATTTGATCGTAAGCAATCATGCAGGTATGGCCGACATCCCTCTCATACTTGGCTCCATACATCTCAACATGCGGTTTGTAGCCAAGGAGGAACTGGGCAAAATTCCGGTGTTCGGCTGGGTACTTAAACAGGCAGGCTACGTCCTGATCAAGCGAGGACAAAACAAGGAAGCCTTGAAAAGCCTGTTGAAGGCTTCAGAAGTTCTGAAAAGCGGACGCTCTGTGCATATCTTCCCTGAGGGCACCAGATCGGAAACAGGAGAAATCAAGCCTTTCAAGCGAGGTGCCTTCATGATCGCCCAAAAAGCCAATGCCCCCATTCTTCCGGTAACGATTATCGGCAGTAACCGTATTACACCGAAAAAAAGCCTCAGAATAAGCAAAGCCAAAATACAGCTCATTATCGGTAAGCCTATTGAAACCAAAGAAAAAAACGCTCAGGAACTACAAGACATAACCTATACAACCATTACCAGCGCCATGAAACGCCACAAAACTGCAGCATAGCATTCAGCCCTCTTTTTTCCCCCTATACAGCCCGAAATCTCCTCCTCAAGCATATAGCTATAAAGAATACTTTTCGTTTCATTTTTGAAGTAAATTTTTGTAAAATTTCACTGTAACGGCAGTTTTTCCCCTCTCACATCGCTGCCACACCCCGCAAGTCAGCACGGAAGCGAAGAAGTTGGCAATGACGTTTATACCCTATTGTGAGCCATAACTGAAAACAAGTTGTCCGATGCACAGACTCGTAGAGCATATGCCCTTGCCATTAAGCACTTTTGACAGTGAGGGCCGCTTACTATCAGCAAACAATGCATTCGCTGACCTTTTGTCGATTCCCAGAAAAATGCTTGTCGGAAAAACAGTGTGGGAGATAATGCCCCGAAGAGAAGCACTACTGCTGAAAAAGGGTTTCGAAAGTGTTTCCAAAAACAAGAAAAACATCACTATCGAGGAATACACTCCTTCTACAGGGAAAAAACGCTATTACCGACTGATTCTGTTTTCTATCCCCCTTTCCGCAGAAAAAGATGAGTTATTCGGGTTGTTGAGTATCGATATAAGCGAACAAAAACAGAGTCGTGAAAAGCTTCGTGAGCACAAAGAGCGCATCGAAGCCATTTTCAAGGCAGTTCAATCCGGTATCGTGCTTGTTGATGCAAAATCACACCGGATACTCGATGTCAATCCAGCCGCATGCAAGATCATCGGTCTTTCACATGAAGAGATAGCAGGAAAAACCTGTTGCAAGTTCATCTGCTCCTACGAACATGACAGCTGCCCTTTTATAGATATGATTCCACCTGCCGACAATGAAGAATTAATGACCGATTCAGAACAACAACTCATTCAAGCAGGAGGCAAAAAGTTAACCATCCTCAAAACGGTAAAGTACATCACAATCGAAGGCCAAGAGTACCTGCTTGAAAGTTTTGTCGATATTTCAGAGCAAAAACGGCAGCAGACTCAACTGAAAAGGATGTATTCCAAGCTGAAAAAACTCAACACCAACCTCGAGGAAGAAATTGCTTTTGCCAACAGAATGGCAATAGAAGCAGAAACCGCGAACATCGCAAAATCAGAGTTCCTCGCCAATATGAGTCACGAAATCCGCACCCCTCTCAATGGCATAACCGGTATGGTCAGCCTGCTGCTCGACACCGGCTTGACCTCCAAACAGCAAGAATATGCCGATACACTCCAGCAAAGCTCCGATATACTGCTTGACATCATCAACAAAGTACTCGAGTACACAAGCCTTGAAACAAGCCGGGTAAAAGCAAGCACTGTGGTATTTAATCTTAAAGATCTTCTCCTGAGAATTACCGAAATCATTAAACTCAAGGCACAAGACAAAAAACTGCATTTCAGCAAACGCATCAGCCACGACGTCCCCGAGCGTATCACCGGTGACCCGGAATATCTCAAACAAATCCTTGTCAATCTTGGTAACAACGCAGTGAAGTTCACACCGAAAGGCAGCATCTATTTCACAGCAGCTAAAGTTTCGGGAAGAACAAACAGAAACCCCTTGCTTTATTTTTCTTTTCAGGACACCGGCATAGGTATTACCGAAGAGATGCAGGACTCGATCTTCAAAGAATTCACTCAGGCCGACTCATCCTTCACCCGGAAATATGGGGGTATAGGCCTTGGCCTGACAATATCAAAACGGCTGGTAGACCTTATGGGTGGAGAAATAGGCCTTAGAAGTATGCCGGAAAAAGGATCCGAATTCTGGTTTACCATCCCGTTTTCCGACAATGAAAGCCACCCCTTATCATCGACGGCAAAATTTCACTCTGGTTTATCGTTCTTTTCCGAAAAAACAGAACAGTCAATTGCTCACGAGTCAAGTGCCGAAACAGAACCAGTGATACTCGTTGTAGAAGATAATCTCATCAACCAGCGAGTAGTCATCGAACTGCTAAAAAAAATGGGATATTCGGCGGATATTGCAAACAACGGTGCCGAAGCCATAAAAGCCCTGGAGCTGAAAGACTATAATCTGATCTTCATGGATATCCAGATGCCTGAAATGGACGGACTTGAGGCCACCCGAATCATCAGATCCTCATCGCTCGATCGTGTGGATCCATGTATCCCGATCGTAGCCATGACCGCTCATACCCTCCAAGAAGATCGAGATATGTGTTTCAAAGCCGGTATGAACGACTTTATAAGCAAACCCCTCTCGTCCGAAACCCTTTCCGCTCCATTACAGCGTTGGCTGTCGAAAAAGGCCTCAAAAGAAAAGTGAACACACATGTATCTCTCAAGCCTTGCGCGGACCGTCATTCATTGAGCATCCTGACCAGTGTACGGGTCGAATAGAGCTGAACACCGATGTCCAGAAGCTCCTGTCCAGCTTGTCGATAAAAACCGGAGACCGCATCATCGGCAAGAACCACCTTGAAATCCCGCTCACTCGCCTCATATATTGTCGTTCAAGGACAGTTAGGAAAGTTGCAGCCACTGATAACTACCGTATTCACTTCCAAACCTGCAAGATGTTGTTCCAGAGACGTCTGAAAAAAAGCTCCCCATCGTGGCTTATAGATAACCACTTCATCGCTGCCAATCTCTTGAATTCCGCCAGCCAGCAATAATGAACAGTCGAGCTTCACATCAGGCTCGGGAAGCAATTCAGTGAGAAGTTCAGCTCCTTCCGATCCGGGCAACACAATGCTCTTCCCACTCCTGACCAGCTCCCGACGGCAGAGATCGACATTGGAACCGTCGGGCTGGTACAGTCGAACGATATGGATAACAGGCTTGCCAGCCTCACGGAACGCTCCGAGAAGTTTCATGATACCTGGCACAACATCCTCCGACCCGACAATCTCAGCTTGAGCACCAGGCAAAACAAAATCACGCTGAACGTCTATGGTCAATAAAGCTGCACGGCTGAAATCCGGTTCGGTATGATCTATGATCGAGAACATTTTTCAACGATTTACACACACCGCAGGCACGCCGAAACAAACAGTTACACCTGCCGGTAGAGGTTCACCATTTCAATTGCCGCAAGCGCAGCATCAAACCCCTTGTTACCTGCCTTGGTTCCTGCCCGTTCGATCGCCTGTTCAAGATTGTCGGTAGTTAAAACACCGAATGTGATAGGAATCATGGTTTCAAGACCTGCCTGAGCAATACCTTTCGTTGCCTCGGCCGCAATCACATCATAATGAGAAGTTGCTCCCCTGATAATCGCACCAAGGGTTATAACGGCATCGTATCGGCCAGACACAGCTGCTTTTTTAGCTGCTGCTGGCAGCTCGAAGGCTCCGGGGCATTTGTATATCTCAATATTTTCTTCAGCACCTCCATGGCGGAGAATGCAGTCGACCGCACCTTCTACAAGTTTCTGGCCGATAAAGTCGTTAAAGCGGGAAACCACCAACGCGAAGCTGGTATTTTTTGCATCGAGCGTTCCCTCTATTGTTTTAATGGTCATCTACTTGAATGTTTAGGAATTAAAAAGCCATTTTATCCACAATACCCCATGATTCGTTCAATACAGTCGACAATAACGTGCCCGATAGCAATATGGCATTCCTGTATCCGGTCTGCCGCTTCTGCATAAGGCACAATAACTGCAAGGTCGGCAATATTTTTGATGCATCCCCCATTTCCGCCGAGCAAGGCTAGAGTATGAAGTCCATATGAACGTCCTCGCTCAAGTGCATTGTACACATTCCTGCTGTTGCCACTGGTAGAAATTCCGATGATTACATCCCCTTCCTCACCGTATGCCTCAACCAGGCGTGCAAAAACCTGATCGTAACCAAGGTCGTTCGCTCCTGCGGTAAGGGCTGATGTATCCGTTGAAAGGGCGATTGCCGGCAAAGCCTTTCTGGAAACACTGCTTCTGTAACGGATGGTCAGCTCGGTTGCGAGATGTTGCGCATCGGCAGCACTTCCTCCATTTCCGCAAAGCAAGAGCTTGCCGCCATTTTTGAAAGAATCGGAAATAACACGAGACATGGCCACAATCGCTGAACTCTGCGTTTCGGCAACCTTTTGCTTGAGACTTGCACTGACTAACAGGGATGAACGTGCAAGATCCTCCATTGATTTATCCGAAACACAACAACCGCCGAACTCCTGGGATTTTCCCTTCATGTACAATACCGTCTATTCCGATAATAGATACTTACCGAGCAATAATATAGTAAAACCCCTGCAAACAGGAATTTCAACCTTCCATCCTGTTGGCAAAGTTGCCTCACTTGTCACTTGTCACTTGTCACTTGTCACTTGTCACTTGTCACTTGTCACTTGTCACTTGTCACTTGTCACTTGTCACTTGTCACTTGTCACTTGTCACTTGTCACTTGTCACTACTATATACACGTCACTTTTTCTTACCTTTAAAAAAGTGCAAGCGCATCAACCAAGTATTGCATGCCATGAAAAAGATCCTTGTTCCGACGGACTTTTCCGACCAGGCCTCCTATGCTTTCGAGGCAGCCATCAGCATAGCACGTAAAAGCGGAAGTGCGCAAGTGCACCTTTTCCATGTCATAGAAGTGCCCGACTACCCGGAAATCACGGACATCATTGCATATCGGACCCTTGGCAGCACAAACGTTCTTGAAGAAATCGAGAAAAAGCTCGAGCAAACCGCCGAATCCGAACTGTGTAAAGATATCGAGGTAACCTATTCAGTGGATTTCGACACACCGTATGAAAAAATCTCACGCAAAGCGACCAATGGGCAATTTGATCTTATCGTTATCGGCTCTCATGGCAGACAAGGCATCAACAGGTTTCTTATCGGTTCGACGACAGAAAAAGTTATCCAGCATGCCAACTGCCTTGTCCTTACGATCAAAGAACCTGTTTCCTGGTTTTCCCCTTCAAACATTGTGTTCGGCTCGAATTTCTACGGAGAAATCGCTGAAGGATTCGGCACTTTGCAGGATTTTGCAGCACTTTATGACGCTACGCTGCATCTGCTCAAGATCAATACAAGATCACATTTTGAGACTTCGAGGTATAGCAGGCAACTCATGGAAACCTTTGCCGAAGAGCAGAAACTCAGCAACTACACCATCAACATTTACAACGATGACAGCGAGGAAGAAGGGATTCTGCATTTTGCAAGGGATATGCAAGCCGATCTGATCTGCATTCCGACACATGGCAAAACAGGCCTTGCTCATCTTATCAGTGGCAGTATCGCTGAAAGCGTTTCAGAACATGCCTACCGTCCGGTTTTAACCTATAAAATCAAACCGCCGAAAATCAAATTCGGTGTCATTGGTCCTTTCCGAAAATAAACAGAACCCTCTCCAATAACCTCTTCCGCGACGTGATAGGCTATGCGTTGGGTAACCCTTGAAACACAATTATTCAATCGAGAGGTTTGCCACACACTTTGCAGAATTTGGCATCATCGTCATGGCCAACAGTTTTACAGCATTTATCCATCTTTGAAAGATCGGCATGTATCTGCTCGTTCATGGATGCCATTTCAGCCGATACGATCCCCGTCGGAACAGCGATGATGCTGTACCCGATAATCATCAACATCGCCGCAAGGGCTCTTCCTGGAACGGTCTGGGGTGATATGTCACCATACCCCACGGTCGTTATGGTTACAATCGCCCAGTAAACGCCTTCCGGAATGCTGTGGAAACCATGCTCCTCACCCTCGATCAGATACATGAGCGCTCCAATGATGCTGACCGTGACGAGTACAAAAAAAAGAAAAAACAGAATTTTGCGGCTCGAGGCAACCATTGCGGTCTTGACATACTCCCCCTCTTTGACAAACTTCACAAGCTTGAGCAGCCTGAAAATTCTCAGTACCCTGAAAAACCTGATAACAAGCAGATATTGTGTGCCCGGAAAAAAAATACTGAAATAGGTTGGCAGGATAGAAAGAAGGTCGATAATCCCGAAAAAACTTCTGATATAACGGGGCCTGTTGCTTGCGACATACAGGCGCATGCCGTACTCAACGGTGAAAAGGATGGTAAAAAACCATTCAAGAGCATAAAAAAAACCTCCGTAAACAGCGTGAATGCCCGATACACTGTCCAGCATGACAACAAACACGCTCACAATGATCGCCGCTATCAGGAAAAGATCGAATAATCGTGCCGGAATGGTGTCATACTCGAAAATGATATGTGCAAGCTTTTCTTTGAACGTTTTCGATGGGACCATAGCGATTAGCTTTTGACGTTCATAGCAATCGGGCTGTGATTCTCTACAGATCACTTACAAATATACTAAACGGGCAACTTGTATGAGGATTACAAAAAAAACTCCGCTTTACCGAAAAGTAAAGCGGAGTCGAGAGAGAAAGAAAAATGATACGTTCAGTGGTACTTGGTACTTTCTTCCTTGACAAAATCAACGAGACATTTGAGGTTTTCCGGATCAACATCAGGAAGAATACCGTGGCCGAGATTGAACACATGACCCGATGTATCGGTATGCTTGCCGAAACGCTCGAGGATTTTTGCGGCTTCCGCTCTGATTTTATCATGAGTACCATAAAGCACGGTCGGATCCATGTTGCCCTGAATCGTCACTCTGTCATTTAGCTCTGCGCGAGCTTTGGCAATGTCCATGTTCCACCCAAGCCCCATGGCGTCACAGCCGGTGTCGGCAATATCGGAAAGAATGGTGTTGCAGTCCTTTGAAAACACAATGACCGGAGTATCAGGATACTTGGTCTTTACCGCCTGGACGCTTTCCTTGATATAAGGCAAAGCGAACTCACGATAATCGTCCTCGGAAAGAGCACTTGCCCAGGAATCGAAAATCTGAACGGCGTCCGCCCCTGCATCGATCTGCATCAACAGATATTCGGTAATAACACGAGAAATCTTACTGAGCAGCATGTGCGCCATCTTCGGCTCACGATACATCATTTTCTTGGCAAACGCATAGTTTTTCGAGCCGCCGCCTTCGACAGCATAGGTAAACAGAGTCCACGCCGCACCGGAAAACCCGATCAGAGGCACCCGATTGTCAAGTTCTTTCT
Protein-coding regions in this window:
- a CDS encoding lysophospholipid acyltransferase family protein; its protein translation is MTLQTLLFFLVVIPVMFFGLLIALAVNLIDPSGDRFHRMAAWWGRFCARLMGISIEITGEKHYDPNANYLIVSNHAGMADIPLILGSIHLNMRFVAKEELGKIPVFGWVLKQAGYVLIKRGQNKEALKSLLKASEVLKSGRSVHIFPEGTRSETGEIKPFKRGAFMIAQKANAPILPVTIIGSNRITPKKSLRISKAKIQLIIGKPIETKEKNAQELQDITYTTITSAMKRHKTAA
- a CDS encoding PAS domain-containing hybrid sensor histidine kinase/response regulator, which translates into the protein MHRLVEHMPLPLSTFDSEGRLLSANNAFADLLSIPRKMLVGKTVWEIMPRREALLLKKGFESVSKNKKNITIEEYTPSTGKKRYYRLILFSIPLSAEKDELFGLLSIDISEQKQSREKLREHKERIEAIFKAVQSGIVLVDAKSHRILDVNPAACKIIGLSHEEIAGKTCCKFICSYEHDSCPFIDMIPPADNEELMTDSEQQLIQAGGKKLTILKTVKYITIEGQEYLLESFVDISEQKRQQTQLKRMYSKLKKLNTNLEEEIAFANRMAIEAETANIAKSEFLANMSHEIRTPLNGITGMVSLLLDTGLTSKQQEYADTLQQSSDILLDIINKVLEYTSLETSRVKASTVVFNLKDLLLRITEIIKLKAQDKKLHFSKRISHDVPERITGDPEYLKQILVNLGNNAVKFTPKGSIYFTAAKVSGRTNRNPLLYFSFQDTGIGITEEMQDSIFKEFTQADSSFTRKYGGIGLGLTISKRLVDLMGGEIGLRSMPEKGSEFWFTIPFSDNESHPLSSTAKFHSGLSFFSEKTEQSIAHESSAETEPVILVVEDNLINQRVVIELLKKMGYSADIANNGAEAIKALELKDYNLIFMDIQMPEMDGLEATRIIRSSSLDRVDPCIPIVAMTAHTLQEDRDMCFKAGMNDFISKPLSSETLSAPLQRWLSKKASKEK
- a CDS encoding cysteine hydrolase family protein, producing MFSIIDHTEPDFSRAALLTIDVQRDFVLPGAQAEIVGSEDVVPGIMKLLGAFREAGKPVIHIVRLYQPDGSNVDLCRRELVRSGKSIVLPGSEGAELLTELLPEPDVKLDCSLLLAGGIQEIGSDEVVIYKPRWGAFFQTSLEQHLAGLEVNTVVISGCNFPNCP
- the ribE gene encoding 6,7-dimethyl-8-ribityllumazine synthase, translating into MTIKTIEGTLDAKNTSFALVVSRFNDFIGQKLVEGAVDCILRHGGAEENIEIYKCPGAFELPAAAKKAAVSGRYDAVITLGAIIRGATSHYDVIAAEATKGIAQAGLETMIPITFGVLTTDNLEQAIERAGTKAGNKGFDAALAAIEMVNLYRQV
- a CDS encoding D-sedoheptulose-7-phosphate isomerase is translated as MKGKSQEFGGCCVSDKSMEDLARSSLLVSASLKQKVAETQSSAIVAMSRVISDSFKNGGKLLLCGNGGSAADAQHLATELTIRYRSSVSRKALPAIALSTDTSALTAGANDLGYDQVFARLVEAYGEEGDVIIGISTSGNSRNVYNALERGRSYGLHTLALLGGNGGCIKNIADLAVIVPYAEAADRIQECHIAIGHVIVDCIERIMGYCG
- a CDS encoding universal stress protein, which encodes MKKILVPTDFSDQASYAFEAAISIARKSGSAQVHLFHVIEVPDYPEITDIIAYRTLGSTNVLEEIEKKLEQTAESELCKDIEVTYSVDFDTPYEKISRKATNGQFDLIVIGSHGRQGINRFLIGSTTEKVIQHANCLVLTIKEPVSWFSPSNIVFGSNFYGEIAEGFGTLQDFAALYDATLHLLKINTRSHFETSRYSRQLMETFAEEQKLSNYTINIYNDDSEEEGILHFARDMQADLICIPTHGKTGLAHLISGSIAESVSEHAYRPVLTYKIKPPKIKFGVIGPFRK
- a CDS encoding ion transporter, giving the protein MVPSKTFKEKLAHIIFEYDTIPARLFDLFLIAAIIVSVFVVMLDSVSGIHAVYGGFFYALEWFFTILFTVEYGMRLYVASNRPRYIRSFFGIIDLLSILPTYFSIFFPGTQYLLVIRFFRVLRIFRLLKLVKFVKEGEYVKTAMVASSRKILFFLFFVLVTVSIIGALMYLIEGEEHGFHSIPEGVYWAIVTITTVGYGDISPQTVPGRALAAMLMIIGYSIIAVPTGIVSAEMASMNEQIHADLSKMDKCCKTVGHDDDAKFCKVCGKPLD
- the hemE gene encoding uroporphyrinogen decarboxylase; amino-acid sequence: MLKNDLFLRALKRQPVPRTPIWVMRQAGRYLPEYRAVREKTDFLTLCKTPELATEVTIQPVDIIGVDAAIIFSDILVVNEAMGMNVEIIESKGIRLTPPIRSQVDIDRLIIPDINEKLGYVMDAIRLTKKELDNRVPLIGFSGAAWTLFTYAVEGGGSKNYAFAKKMMYREPKMAHMLLSKISRVITEYLLMQIDAGADAVQIFDSWASALSEDDYREFALPYIKESVQAVKTKYPDTPVIVFSKDCNTILSDIADTGCDAMGLGWNMDIAKARAELNDRVTIQGNMDPTVLYGTHDKIRAEAAKILERFGKHTDTSGHVFNLGHGILPDVDPENLKCLVDFVKEESTKYH